In Triticum aestivum cultivar Chinese Spring chromosome 5B, IWGSC CS RefSeq v2.1, whole genome shotgun sequence, the following proteins share a genomic window:
- the LOC123117913 gene encoding rhodanese-like domain-containing protein 8, chloroplastic codes for MAAAVHLHLHLHHHYLLRPCPPPRRACFFSSPWRSLPLPPARLRSSFPAPTSHLAVAGTDERDAEEKEEFVVVTFYKLAPVEDPRAEVAAHLHFLQGRDIHGRIYMNEQGINAQYSGPRKDAMAYADWLRTDPRFSDILVQVSPALTGHAFPRLKLRYKQSLVQLEGGSCHLPLVEPSMRASPLTPSEWREKLEARKRLETEAAGDTSERKLLLLDVRNDYEWDIGHFEGAKRPNVDCFRSTSFGLSEQEIDSTDPLHGVDKEKTDILMYCTGGIRCDVYSTILREKGFGNLYTLKGGVSNYLKMEGSAEWVGNLFVFDDRLSLPPAKFAEAEGAGEEGGGDKGEVWSSRWLGRCYVCGSEVEELRHRNCASIDCNRLYLCCGGCLEELRGCCCRECRGAPRLRPLLPGHQRYDKWHLYRDGRPSQAELS; via the exons ATGGCGGCCGccgtccacctccacctccacctccaccaccattACCTCCTCCGTCCATGTCCGCCGCCTCGGcgagcctgcttcttctcctcgcCGTGGCGCTCTCTCCCGCTCCCGCCCGCCCGCCTCCGCTCCTCCTTCCCCGCCCCCACCTCCCACTTGGCCGTCGCCGGCACAGATGAGCGGGAtgcggaggagaaggaggagttcgTGGTCGTTACCTTCTACAAGCTGGCTCCCGTGGAGGACCCCCGCGCCGAGGTGGCCGCGCACCTCCACTTCCTCCAG GGACGAGACATACACGGTCGCATCTACATGAACGAGCAGGGGATCAACGCTCAG TACAGTGGTCCGCGCAAAGATGCAATGGCGTACGCGGACTGGCTCAGGACAGACCCTCGCTTCTCTGATATACTCGTCCAAGTTTCGCCAGCGTTAACCGGGCATGCTTTTCCTCGCCTCAAACTGCGCTACAAACAATCACTTGTTCAG TTGGAAGGAGGGAGTTGTCATCTTCCTTTGGTGGAACCTAGCATGCGCGCTTCACCACTGACCCCATCCGAGTGGAGGGAGAAACTTGAAGCTAGGAAACGCCTTGAAACCGAAGCAGCTGGAGATACCTCTGAACGAAAGCTTTTGCTCCTTGATGTTAGGAACG ACTATGAATGGGACATTGGGCATTTTGAAGGAGCCAAGAGGCCTAACGTGGACTGCTTCAGAAGCACTTCATTTGGGCTGTCAGAGCAGGAG ATTGATTCGACGGACCCTCTGCATGGGGTAGACAAAGAGAAGACAGACATATTAATGTACTGCACAGGTGGCATAAGATGTGACGTATACTCAACGATTTTGAG GGAGAAGGGTTTCGGGAACCTGTACACTCTCAAGGGAGGCGTGTCCAACTACCTGAAGATGGAAGGGAGCGCGGAGTGGGTTGGTAACCTGTTTGTGTTTGACGACCGGCTGTCCCTGCCACCGGCCAAGTTTGCAGAGGCAGAAGGCGCAGGAGAAGAAGGTGGTGGCGACAAGGGGGAGGTGTGGTCGTCGCGATGGCTGGGGCGGTGCTACGTGTGCGGGTCGGAGGTGGAGGAGCTGCGGCACCGCAACTGCGCCAGCATCGACTGCAACCGGCTCTACCT GTGCTGTGGTGGGTGCTTGGAGGAGCTGAGGGGCTGCTGCTGTAGGGAGTGCAGGGGCGCGCCACGGCTGCGGCCGCTGCTGCCGGGGCACCAGAGATACGACAAGTGGCATCTGTACCGCGACGGACGACCATCTCAAGCTGAGCTGAGCTGA